In Plasmodium chabaudi chabaudi strain AS genome assembly, chromosome: 10, a single genomic region encodes these proteins:
- a CDS encoding Hsp70/Hsp90 organizing protein, putative: MVNKEEAQRLKELGNKCFQEGKFDDSVKYFSDAIKNDPSDHVLYSNLSGAYSSLGRFYEALETANKCISIKNDWPKGYIRKACAEHGLRQLDNSEKTYLEGLKLDPNNKSLKDGLEKVRKEKEMENMEYINHINNIINNDPKLRSYKEENSNYSTELLNTIKAINANPMNIRFILSSCNPKISEGVEKFFGIKFNDDASYEAERERQRKKEEEEKKEKERKMKEEEKKKNRTPEELLGDEHKLKGNELYKQKKFEEALKEYDEAIKVNPNDIMYYYNKAAVYLEMKSYEKSIETCIYAIENRYNFKADFSQVAKVYNRLAIGYINIKDYDKALEAYRKSLVEDNNRATRNALKELERKKEKEEREAYIDPVKAEEHKNKGNEYFKNNDFPNAKKEYDEAIRRNPNDAKLYSNRAAALTKLIEYPSALEDVMKAIELDPKFVKAYTRKGNLHFFMKDYYKAIQAYNKGLELDPNNKECTEGYQRCVYKIDEMSKSEKVDEEQIKKSMADPEIQQIISDPQFQIILQKINENPNSISEYIKDPKIFNGLQKLIAAGILTVR, encoded by the coding sequence ATGGTAAACAAAGAAGAAGCTCAAAGACTTAAGGAATTAGGAAACAAATGTTTCCAAGAAGGAAAATTTGATGATTcagtaaaatatttttctgaTGCTATTAAGAATGATCCTTCTGATCATGTTCTTTATTCAAATCTATCTGGTGCCTATTCCAGTTTAGGAAGGTTTTATGAAGCATTAGAAACTGCtaataaatgtattagcataaaaaatgattggCCTAAAGGATATATTAGGAAAGCATGTGCTGAGCATGGTTTAAGACAACTAGATAATTCTGAAAAAACTTATTTGGAAGGATTGAAATTAGatccaaataataaatcattGAAAGATGGATTAGAAAAAGtaagaaaagaaaaggaaatggaaaatatggaatatattaatcatataaataatattataaataatgatccCAAATTAAGATCAtataaagaagaaaattcaaattattctaccgaattattaaatacaaTTAAAGCTATAAATGCAAATCCAATGAATATTCGTTTTATTCTTTCTTCTTGTAATCCTAAAATAAGTGAAGGTGTTGAAAAATTCTTTGGAATCAAATTTAATGATGATGCATCTTATGAAGCAGAAAGAGAAAGACAAAGGAAGAAAGAGgaggaagaaaaaaaagaaaaagaaagaaaaatgaaagaagaagaaaagaaaaaaaatagaacaCCAGAAGAATTACTTGGTGATGaacataaattaaaaggTAATGAactttataaacaaaaaaaatttgaagaaGCATTAAAAGAATATGATGAAGCTATAAAAGTTAATCCAAATGatattatgtattattataataaagcTGCTGTTTATTTAGAAATGAAATCCTATGAAAAAAGTATTGAAACTTGTATTTATGCTATAGAAAAtagatataattttaaagcAGATTTTTCTCAAGTAGCTAAAGTATATAATAGATTAGCTATTggttatattaatataaaagattATGACAAAGCATTAGAAGCTTATCGTAAATCATTAGTAgaagataataatagaGCAACTAGAAATGCTTTAAAAGAActtgaaagaaaaaaagaaaaagaagaaagaGAAGCATATATAGATCCAGTCAAAGCAGAagaacataaaaataaaggaaatgaatactttaaaaataatgattttcctaatgcaaaaaaagaatatgatGAAGCTATTCGAAGAAATCCAAATGatgcaaaattatattcaaatagAGCTGCAGCTTTAACCAAATTAATTGAATATCCATCAGCTTTAGAGGATGTTATGAAGGCAATCGAATTAGATCCTAAATTTGTCAAAGCATATACTAGAAAAGGAAACCTACACTTTTTTATGAAAGACTATTATAAAGCAATACaagcatataataaaggTTTAGAATTAGACcctaataataaagaatgtACAGAAGGATATCAAAGATGTGTATACAAAATCGATGAAATGTCAAAATCAGAAAAAGTCGATGAAGagcaaattaaaaaatcaatGGCCGACCCAGAAATCCAACAAATTATCTCAGACCCACaatttcaaataattttacaaaaaataaatgaaaaccCTAATTCTATTTCagaatatattaaagatccaaaaatttttaatggaTTACAAAAATTGATAGCTGCAGGTATTTTAACAGTGAGATAA
- a CDS encoding calmodulin, putative, whose amino-acid sequence MADKLTEEQISEFKEAFSLFDKDGDGTITTKELGTVMRSLGQNPTEAELQDMINEIDTDGNGSIDFPEFLTLMARKMKDTDTEEELIEAFRVFDRDGDGYISADELRHVMTNLGEKLTNEEVDEMIREADIDGDGQINYEEFVKMMIAK is encoded by the exons ATGGCAGACAAGTTAACAGAAGAACAAATTTCAGAATTCAAAGAAGCCTTTAGCTTATTTGATAAAGATGGAGATGGAA CTATAACAACAAAGGAACTAGGCACTGTCATGCGATCATTGGGCCAAAACCCAACGGAAGCGGAACTACAAGATATGATAAATGAAATTGACACAGACGGAAATGGATCAATAGATTTTCCAGAATTTTTAACCTTAATGGcaagaaaaatgaaagatACAGATACTGAAGAAGAATTAATTGAAGCCTTTAGAGTTTTTGATAGAGATGGTGATGGATATATTAGTGCTGATGAATTAAGGCATGTCATGACAAACTTAGGAGAAAAACTTACAAATGAAGAAGTTGATGAAATGATAAGAGAAGCAGATATTGATGGAGATGGACAAATTAATTATGAGGAGTTTGTTAAAATGATGATAGCTAAATAA
- a CDS encoding queuine tRNA-ribosyltransferase, putative, protein MSESNKYRVNRIFDLETPTTTILTNDILPEFINLELLRKIESPFILNCPLSEVYNNIDVYEKAKEHYLKNNIKGQDSYLHNFCDFKCSYRYMNIRNVLANNFNLNINKFITLKDSNSIATFTFDDFIKCVEIFEPNILCIPTEEIKINEQVGKKKKIRIITLMNEFLEKIKIIKEKNNDNNSLLCILSVPSTININSVIKETLDKYDSIIDGYLLSGIGYDESNHVRTSYIKDILEILPENKLKFIQLSNGNPIEILHSIYYGIDIIETNFPYYLARNGKAINMDINLKDINLKDINLKDINLKDINYEQSTSFDINLINFEDQKINDIFIIDLNDSKYALDYSIISSNSPRKETKSYIHHLLKCKELTANVILSYHNLYIYKLFYQEIKSQIKNNTFLSYINKFIQHHKLCI, encoded by the coding sequence atgAGCGAAAGTAATAAATACCGAGTAAATAGAATATTCGATCTGGAAACCCCAACCACTACTATACTAACAAATGATATACTACCAGAATTCATAAATCTAGAATTGTTGAGAAAAATTGAATcaccttttattttaaattgtcCACTATCTgaagtatataataatatagatgTTTATGAAAAAGCAAAAgaacattatttaaaaaataatataaaaggaCAAGATAGTTacttacataatttttgcGATTTTAAGTGTAGTTATagatatatgaatatacgAAATGTTTTagcaaataattttaatttaaatattaacaaatttataacatTAAAAGATAGTAATAGTATAGCAACTTTTACATTTgatgattttataaaatgtgtTGAAATTTTTGAaccaaatattttatgtatcccaactgaagaaataaaaatcaatGAACAAGTagggaagaaaaaaaaaataagaatcATAACTCTAATGAATGagtttttagaaaaaattaaaataataaaggaaaaaaataatgacaataatagcttattatgtattttatcAGTCCCATCtactattaatataaatagtgTAATAAAAGAAACACTAGATAAATACGACTCCATTATTGATGGCTATTTATTGAGTGGTATAGGTTATGATGAATCAAACCATGTGCGAACTAGCTATattaaagatatattaGAAATACTTccagaaaataaattaaaatttatacaattatCAAATGGAAACCCAATTGAAATTTTACacagtatatattatggaATAGATATTATCGAAACAAATTTTCCTTATTACTTAGCAAGGAATGGAAAAGCTATAAATAtggatataaatttaaaagatataaatctaaaagatataaatctaaaagatataaatctaaaagatataaattatgaacagtCTACATCATTTGATATTAAtcttattaattttgaagaccaaaaaataaatgatatttttattatagatTTAAATGATTCAAAATATGCATTAGATTATTCTATTATATCAAGTAATTCACCAAGAAAAGAAACtaaatcatatatacaccatttattaaaatgcaAAGAATTAACAGCTAAtgtaatattatcatatcataacctttatatttataaattgttttatcaAGAAATTAAATcgcaaataaaaaataatacctTTTTGTCTTAcattaataaattcataCAACACCATAAACTGTGTATATAA